A region from the Bos indicus isolate NIAB-ARS_2022 breed Sahiwal x Tharparkar chromosome 14, NIAB-ARS_B.indTharparkar_mat_pri_1.0, whole genome shotgun sequence genome encodes:
- the KCNV1 gene encoding potassium voltage-gated channel subfamily V member 1, producing MELPPRGRAPPDSSLDSASLTSLDSSVFCSEGEGEPLALGDSFTVNVGGSRFVLSQQALSCFPHTRLGKLAVVVASCRRRGALAAVPSPLELCDDANPVDNEYFFDRSSQAFRYVLHYYRTGRLHVMEQLCALSFLQEIQYWGIDELSIDSCCRDRYFRRKELSETLDFKKDTEDQESQHESEQDFSQGRCPTIRQKLWNILEKPGSCTAARIFGVISIIFVAVSIVNMALMSAELSWLDPQLLEILEYVCISWFTGEFVLRFLCVRDRCRFLRKVPNIIDLLAILPFYITLLVESLSGSQTTQELENVGRIVQVLRLLRALRMLKLGRHSTGLRSLGMTITQCYEEVGLLLLFLSVGISIFSTVEYFAEQSIPDTTFTSVPCAWWWATTSMTTVGYGDIRPDTTTGKIVAFMCILSGILVLALPIAIINDRFSACYFTLKLKEAAVRQREALKKLTKNIATDSYISVNLRDVYARSIMEMLRLKGRERASTRSSGGDDFWF from the exons ATGGAGCTGCCTCCCCGGGGCCGGGCGCCGCCGGACTCCTCGCTGGACAGCGCCTCCCTGACCTCGCTGGACTCCAGCGTCTTCTGCAGCGAGGGTGAAGGGGAGCCCCTGGCGCTCGGGGACAGCTTCACCGTCAACGTGGGCGGCAGCCGCTTTGTGCTCTCGCAGCAGGCGCTGTCCTGCTTCCCGCACACGCGCCTGGGCAAGCTGGCCGTGGTGGTGGCCTCGTGCCGGCGCCGCGGGGCCCTGGCCGCCGTGCCCAGCCCCCTGGAGCTCTGTGACGACGCCAATCCCGTGGACAACGAGTACTTCTTCGACCGGAGCTCGCAAGCCTTCCGCTACGTCCTGCACTACTATCGCACCGGTCGCCTGCACGTCATGGAGCAGCTGTGCGCGctctccttcctccaggagatccagTATTGGGGCATTGACGAGCTCAGCATTGACTCCTGCTGCCGGGACAG ATACTTCAGAAGAAAGGAGCTGAGTGAAACGTTAGACTTTAAGAAGGACACAGAAGACCAGGAGAGTCAGCATGAGAGTGAACAGGACTTCTCCCAGGGACGTTGCCCCACCATCCGCCAGAAGCTCTGGAACATCCTGGAGAAGCCTGGGTCGTGCACAGCAGCCCGAATCTTTGGGGTCATCTCCATCATCTTTGTGGCAGTGTCCATCGTCAACATGGCCCTGATGTCAGCCGAGTTAAGCTGGCTGGACCCACAGCTGCTGGAAATCCTGGAGTATGTGTGCATCAGTTGGTTCACGGGCGAGTTTGTCCTGCGCTTCCTGTGCGTGAGGGACAGGTGCCGCTTCCTGAGGAAGGTGCCGAACATCATAGACCTCCTTGCCATCTTGCCCTTCTACATCACTCTCCTGGTAGAAAGCCTGAGTGGGAGCCAGACTACACAGGAGCTGGAAAACGTGGGGCGCATCGTTCAGGTTTTGAGGCTGCTCAGGGCTCTGCGCATGCTCAAACTGGGCAGGCATTCCACAG GCTTACGCTCCCTTGGAATGACAATCACCCAGTGTTACGAAGAAGTTGGCCTGCTGCTCCTGTTTCTCTCTGTGGGAATCTCTATATTTTCAACTGTGGAATATTTTGCTGAGCAGAGCATTCCCGACACAACCTTCACAAGCGTCCCTTGTGCCTGGTGGTGGGCCACAACGTCCATGACTACCGTGGGATATGGAGACATCAGACCAGACACCACCACGGGCAAGATTGTGGCCTTCATGTGCATCTTATCGGGAATCCTTGTCTTGGCCTTGCCCATTGCTATTATTAACGACCGCTTCTCCGCTTGCTACTTCACCTTGAAGCTCAAGGAAGCAGCTGTTAGACAGCGTGAGGCTCTGAAGAAACTTACCAAGAATATAGCCACTGACTCATATATCAGTGTGAACTTGAGAGATGTCTATGCCCGGAGTATCATGGAGATGCTTCGactgaaaggcagagaaagagcaaGTACTAGGAGCAGTGGAGGAGATGATTTCTGGTTTTGA